In Spea bombifrons isolate aSpeBom1 chromosome 12, aSpeBom1.2.pri, whole genome shotgun sequence, the following proteins share a genomic window:
- the TMEM52 gene encoding transmembrane protein 52, producing MGVGDMKAMPRGSPLLLCCLQLLISVSLADDDDHDDCPNHDDCPITTNWANLWYVWLILVTIFLVLLCGTTASCIKFCCLKKKPPVQAFPSHPYEVTVIAVDNDSTIHSTVTSYSSVQYPHMFAFGDPDRSALSPPAYSLYALELPPAYEEAIKMAKPSGEVCSPVAGPKLEDITEQQSAEEEVDQQPGQQTVSNDTESPPLYEEPENAQS from the exons ATGGGAGTAGGAGACATGAAGGCCATGCCGAGGGGCAGCCCCCTGCTGCTCTGCTGCCTGCAGCTGCTG ATATCTGTGTCTCTGGCTGATGACGACGACCACGACGACTGTCCGAACCATGA tGATTGCCCCATAACCACTAACTGGGCCAACTTGTGGTATGTCTG GCTCATCTTGGTCACCATATTCCTGGTCCTTCTCTGCGGGACGACCGCCAGCTGCATAAAGTTCTGCTGCCTGAAAAAGAAGCCCCCGGTGCAGGCGTTTCCCAGCCATCCGTACGAAGTGACGGTCATCGCTGTGGATAATGACAGTACCATTCACAGCACCGTTACAT CGTACAGTTCCGTGCAGTACCCTCACATGTTTGCATTTGGAGATCCTGATCGAAGTGCGCTGTCTCCCCCTGCCTATAGTCTGTATGCCCTTGAGCTACCCCCGGCCTATGAAGAAGCCATAAAAATGGCCAAGCCCAGTGGAGAAGTTTGCTCACCCGTAGCAGGCCCAAAACTCGAAGACATCACCGAGCAGCAAAGTGCTGAAGAAGAAGTGGATCAGCAGCCGGGGCAGCAGACCGTATCAAATGATACGGAATCGCCTCCTCTGTATGAGGAGCCTGAGAACGCCCAGAGCTAG